One window of the uncultured Fibrobacter sp. genome contains the following:
- the dcm gene encoding DNA (cytosine-5-)-methyltransferase, whose amino-acid sequence MTISSKSGKFTFIDLFAGIGGMRIAFESAGGKCVYTNEWNKFSQKTYFDNFGDMPDGDITKVDAQTIPDHDVLVAGFPCQPFSIAGVSKKNSLGRATGFEDKTQGTLFFDVCRIIKAKRPKAFMLENVKNLCSHDKGNTFKVIQESLDELDYEIFYKVLDGQNFVPQHRERILIVGFDRQRFDTPIDFKFEITPVEPKPTIKDILEKKPDSKYTLSDKLWCYLQAYAAKHKAAGNGFGYGIAPLNGVSRTLSARYYKDGSEILIAQRNKNPRRLTPRECARLQGFPDSFKITVSDGQAYKQFGNSVVVPLMANVARLIAERLK is encoded by the coding sequence ATGACAATAAGTTCCAAGAGCGGCAAGTTCACTTTTATTGACTTGTTTGCAGGAATTGGTGGAATGCGAATAGCATTTGAATCCGCAGGTGGAAAGTGCGTTTACACAAACGAATGGAATAAGTTTAGCCAAAAAACATACTTTGACAATTTCGGTGATATGCCAGATGGAGATATTACTAAGGTTGACGCACAAACAATTCCAGATCATGATGTACTGGTGGCTGGCTTTCCGTGTCAGCCTTTTTCTATTGCCGGAGTTTCCAAGAAAAATAGTTTAGGAAGGGCAACAGGTTTTGAAGACAAAACGCAGGGAACATTGTTCTTTGATGTTTGCCGTATTATCAAGGCGAAACGTCCGAAAGCGTTTATGCTTGAAAATGTCAAGAATCTTTGCAGTCACGATAAAGGCAATACGTTCAAGGTGATTCAAGAATCATTAGATGAACTAGATTACGAAATTTTTTATAAGGTCTTGGATGGTCAGAATTTTGTTCCACAACATCGCGAACGTATTCTCATTGTCGGTTTTGATAGGCAGAGGTTCGATACCCCAATAGATTTTAAGTTTGAAATAACTCCGGTAGAGCCGAAACCAACTATAAAAGATATTCTTGAGAAAAAACCTGATTCGAAATACACCCTTTCTGACAAGTTATGGTGCTATTTACAAGCGTATGCAGCAAAACATAAGGCTGCAGGAAACGGCTTCGGCTATGGAATTGCTCCGCTAAATGGTGTGTCGCGTACCTTAAGTGCAAGATACTATAAAGATGGCTCGGAAATTCTCATTGCACAACGAAATAAAAATCCGAGAAGACTGACTCCACGCGAATGTGCAAGATTGCAGGGCTTTCCGGACTCTTTCAAAATAACCGTTTCTGATGGGCAGGCATATAAGCAATTTGGAAATTCGGTTGTCGTTCCGTTGATGGCGAATGTTGCGAGATTAATTGCAGAGAGGTTGAAATAA